A genome region from Streptomyces sp. NBC_01296 includes the following:
- a CDS encoding ornithine cyclodeaminase family protein has product MTSQDTVTPHDGTLRVLSTSDLAGIDISLSDVVDTVEGAYRTLHAGESDNPRKLTVKPKDGHSVSYAMLGRDGTRNVVAIKTSYKHGLDKGRDEQHYYTALTLYDDTTGLPVAMMDCSRIGSLRTPAVSALLARECAAPGARSALVIGTGTQGRLALPFLLTTLPGLDRLMVFGTHSEGITAVREQLRAHFPDREVEIVTDLRAAASEADVIVATAGAHTPAAVESAWLRPGALSILVGHGLAPSTLHRADRVIATSEAQMNVTGTDMADAEGKLPAVDTEFPPVIAGLTAGRHSAEERIFAYNSGLVVTDIALGHHFAQLALAQSLGTEVPLWQ; this is encoded by the coding sequence ATGACCTCCCAGGACACCGTGACGCCCCACGACGGCACCCTGCGCGTCCTGTCCACCTCCGACCTCGCCGGGATCGACATATCCCTGTCCGACGTCGTGGACACCGTGGAGGGCGCCTACCGCACCCTCCACGCCGGTGAGTCCGACAACCCCCGGAAGCTGACCGTGAAGCCGAAGGACGGCCACTCGGTCTCCTACGCCATGCTCGGCCGGGACGGCACCCGCAACGTGGTCGCCATCAAGACCAGCTACAAGCACGGCCTGGACAAGGGCCGCGACGAACAGCACTACTACACGGCCCTGACGCTCTACGACGACACCACCGGGCTTCCGGTCGCGATGATGGACTGCTCCCGCATCGGCTCGCTGCGCACCCCGGCGGTCTCCGCCCTGCTGGCCCGCGAATGCGCCGCCCCGGGCGCCCGCTCCGCCCTGGTCATCGGCACCGGCACGCAAGGGCGCCTCGCCCTGCCGTTCCTCCTCACCACACTGCCCGGCCTCGACCGCCTGATGGTCTTCGGCACCCACTCCGAGGGCATCACGGCCGTCCGCGAGCAGCTGCGCGCCCACTTCCCCGACCGGGAGGTGGAGATCGTCACCGACCTGCGGGCCGCCGCCTCCGAGGCGGACGTCATCGTCGCCACCGCCGGCGCCCACACCCCCGCCGCCGTCGAGTCCGCGTGGCTGAGGCCCGGCGCGCTCTCGATCCTCGTCGGCCACGGACTGGCCCCCTCCACCCTGCACCGGGCCGACCGCGTCATCGCCACCAGCGAGGCGCAGATGAACGTCACCGGCACCGACATGGCCGACGCCGAGGGCAAACTGCCTGCCGTCGACACCGAGTTCCCGCCCGTCATCGCCGGGCTCACGGCCGGCCGGCACAGCGCGGAGGAACGAATCTTCGCCTACAACAGCGGCCTCGTCGTCACCGACATCGCCCTCGGCCACCACTTCGCCCAGCTCGCCCTCGCCCAGAGCCTGGGCACCGAGGTGCCGCTGTGGCAGTGA
- a CDS encoding TauD/TfdA family dioxygenase has product MPTAASAPLRRLDADHVSELTVLAAELLDIHHSASSPALLADLSPACRRLSRGLHDALRPVDTADGLFVLRGLHVDDTELGPTPGHWSAVGRAGALWDVVLLLVSTLMGTPIAWDGQQDGRFVHNIVPSPGHETVQTGASSSVLLTPHTEDAFHPGRAHLLLLCCMRNHDDIATTAASIRLTELSDDDVSELTRPVVPILPDDAYEDARQFGGKPAPVATLFAGEDGLTLRFDPAYTPLEEADPSWRAAYGRLEDELARVCVAVSLEPGDVLVVDNDMVVHGRVPFTARYDGTDRWLKRASVRVPGRRTRPEAETAEHGYGQAALEAWAA; this is encoded by the coding sequence GTGCCCACCGCCGCTTCCGCCCCGTTACGCCGGCTCGACGCCGACCACGTGAGCGAGCTCACCGTCCTCGCGGCCGAACTGCTGGACATCCACCACTCCGCCTCGAGCCCCGCCCTACTCGCCGACCTCTCCCCCGCCTGTCGGCGCCTGAGCCGGGGGCTGCACGACGCGCTGCGCCCGGTGGACACCGCCGACGGTCTGTTCGTGCTGCGCGGGCTGCACGTCGACGACACCGAACTCGGCCCCACCCCCGGCCACTGGTCCGCCGTCGGCCGGGCCGGGGCCCTGTGGGACGTCGTCCTGCTCCTGGTCTCCACGCTCATGGGCACACCCATCGCCTGGGACGGCCAGCAGGACGGCCGCTTCGTCCACAACATCGTCCCCTCCCCCGGCCACGAGACCGTACAGACCGGCGCGTCCAGCAGCGTGCTCCTCACCCCGCACACCGAGGACGCCTTCCACCCGGGCCGTGCACACCTCCTGCTGTTGTGCTGCATGCGCAACCACGACGACATCGCCACCACCGCGGCCAGCATCCGCCTCACGGAACTCTCGGACGACGACGTGTCCGAACTGACCAGGCCGGTGGTCCCGATCCTCCCCGACGACGCCTACGAGGACGCCCGGCAGTTCGGCGGCAAGCCCGCGCCGGTGGCGACCCTCTTCGCCGGCGAGGACGGACTGACCCTCCGCTTCGACCCCGCCTACACCCCGTTGGAGGAGGCCGACCCGTCCTGGCGCGCCGCCTACGGGCGACTCGAGGACGAACTCGCCCGCGTCTGCGTCGCGGTGAGCCTGGAGCCAGGCGACGTCCTGGTGGTCGACAACGACATGGTCGTGCACGGCCGCGTGCCCTTCACCGCCCGCTACGACGGCACCGACCGCTGGCTCAAGCGTGCCTCCGTCCGCGTGCCCGGCCGCCGCACCCGCCCCGAGGCCGAGACCGCCGAGCACGGCTACGGCCAGGCCGCCCTCGAAGCCTGGGCCGCCTGA